From the genome of Blautia hydrogenotrophica DSM 10507:
AAAAAGAATGTTGGGACACAAATTTATGGATGTCACAAATGAAGTATACGGACATAGGGCACTAGAAGATCTCCGAAAAGAAATCGAGAAAATTCCGTGTCTAAAATGCGTCGAAAATGGAACCTTAAAATCAAGTCAAAAAGAACAAATATTCGAAATAATTCAAGACAAGAAAATGGCGTAAAATCAAGGGTTTGCGCCGTTTTCCTTGTAATTAAAAGCTTTTTTTAAAGTATATAGAAATTAATATTTTTTTAACATTTTCTCAAGCTCACCAAAACTAACCTCTATTTTATCTTTTCATGTTACTTCACATATTTTATATTTATTTCAGATAATTTATTATTTTTATCTAACAAAACAGTTTTTATTATTTTTTTATAGTTATTTTATAATTATTTATTGACAAGACCAAAATTATTTGCTATACTCATTTCAATAAATAAATAAAAAACAAGGAGGAGAGACCACCGAAAACATAACGATTTATCTCATAATCTAAAGAAAGAGAGGTACAGACCACCAGAAACGTAATTGAATCAAAAGATTTTGAGAAAGTGTAGGTATCGTCCAATGGACATTCAAGAACAACATTAATAAGAGTCATTCGAAGGATTCATCGAATGACTCTTATTTTTTGTGTAATAGGAAAGACCTTGTCACGCATTAGCGTGACAAGGTCTTTCCTATTACACAAACTTTCCGTTATAGATGTGCGTCCCACTTTGCGGTGTTGTGGCGGCGCGCAAAGTGGGACGCACCCCTCAAAGATTGAGGAGATTGGGAAGTGGAAGTGGGCTTGCCCACTTTGTTCCGCGATAAGTCCGACAAGCGGCATTACACATCCATTTTTCTATTTTCTTATCAACAGAGATCTTCCTGTCATCTCCTTTGGCTGTTCCAGTCCCATCAATTCGATGAGAGTCGGTGCGATGTCAGCCAAGCATCCACCCTCGCGCAAGGTATAAGAAGGATCCGCATTTACCAGAATAAACGGCACTGGATTCGTCGTATGAGCAGTAAAAGGCTCTCCTGTCTCATAATCAATCAGCTGTTCTGCATTTCCATGGTCTGCACAGATGAACATCTGTCCATTCACTTCCTTGATCGCCTCTACTGTTCTGCCGACGCATTCATCGACAGCTTCAATTGCTTTGATCGCCGCTGCTTCCACTCCAGTGTGTCCCACCATGTCTGGGTTTGCAAAGTTGATAATAATCACATCATATTTCTGAGAGCGAATTGCCTCCACTAGCTTGTCACAAACCTCATAAGCACTCATCTCTGGCTTTAAATCGTAAGTAGCCACCTTGGGAGATTTCACCAAAATACGTTCTTCCCCTTCATTGGGTTCTTCTACTCCTCCATTGAAGAAAAACGTAACGTGAGCATACTTCTCAGTCTCAGCAATTCTTGCCTGTTTCAGATTATGAGCTGCCAAAAATTCTCCAAAAGTATTGGTGATAGCTACCTTATGAAACGCTACTACTTTATTTGGTATCGTCTCATCGTACTCCGTGAAGCAAACATAGGTCAAATCCAGCCTCTTTTCTCTCTCAAATCCGTCAAATTCATCTGCACAGAATGCTCTCGTGATCTCTCGGGCACGGTCTGGACGGAAGTTAAAGAACACTACAGAGTCACCATCCTGAATCACAGTCACAGGCTTTCCATGTTTTTCAATAACTGTGGGAAGCACAAACTCATCCGTCTTCTCATCGTCATAGGATGCCTGAACCGCCTCTGCCGCGTCGCTTCCTAAGACCCCTTCTCCCTTCGTCAGCGCTCTATAGGCCATCTCTACGCGGTCCCAGCGGTTATCACGGTCCATCGCGTAGTAACGCCCAGACACTACTCCAATTTCGCCTACTCCGATCTCCTTTATCTTTGCCTGTAGTTCCTCGATATACCCTTTTCCTGAAGCAGGAGGCGTATCCCGGCCATCTAGGAAACAGTGCACATAAACCTTGGTCAGTCCTTCTCTCTTCGCCAATTCCAGCAGAGCATACAAATGGGTATTATGACTGTGGACACCGCCATCTGAGAGAAGACCCATGAAATGAATCGCAGAATTACGCTCTTTTGCATTCTTCACGGCTACAAGAAGCGCTTCATTTTTATAGAAATCCCCATCCTGAATTTCTTTGGTAATCCGAGTGAGCTCCTGATATACAATACGGCCAGCTCCCATATTCAAATGACCTACCTCAGAGTTTCCCATCTGTCCCTCTGGAAGTCCCACCGCCATTCCGCTGGCAGCTCCTTTTACAAACGGGCACTGAGACATCAGCTGATCCATAATCGGCGTCTTGCCTTCGCACACAGCATTTGCCTCACATTTATCATTCAATCCATATCCATCCAGAATCATCAATACGGTTGGTTTTTTGCTCATAACGTTCTCTGATCTCCTTTTTGTAGTCTTTTCCTCATTTTGCCTGCTCATATTATAAACAAAATCACTCAAATTCTCAACTGTCAAAATCACCAAGAAAGTCTGTGTTTTCTACGACTGTTACGTTCACTTAGCTCACAGCAGTCTGCTATTTCAGACAAATTTCACCCGTTCAGAAAACTACTCTTTCTCTATTTTTGATATACTCGAAGAAGAGCGGAAATCTTCTCAACTCTTTTCAGTTCTCTGATGAATTTCACTGCTGTTTGGAAATCCCCTTCTCTCACCCGTGAAGTGATAACCACGATCTCTGCTAATCCGTTGGATCGTGTCTTTTTCTGAACAATTTCAGAGATACTCACCTGATTTTCCGCAAATATTTTAGTCAGCTCTGCAAGCACGCCACAGCGGTCCTCAGCCTGAAGTCTCAGATAATAGCTATTGTAGGTATCTTCCATCTTTTTGATCGGAAAGTCTTTGTAACAGGTACAGCTGATTCTTGTACAGCAATTAAACTGAATATTTCTTGCAATATCAAACACATCTCCAACCACAGCACTGGCCGTCGGCAGTTCTCCAGCTCCTCTTCCAAAAAACATCGCATCCTCCACTGCATCCCCATGGACAAATACCGCGTTGTAGGAGTCATTGACAGAGGCCAACGGATGGTCACTGGGAATCAGCATCGGATTTACGTATGCCTCAATACCATCTTCCGTATTTCGCGTTACACCTAAAAGTTTAATGGTACATCCCATTTCTTTCGCATAGCGAATATCTGTAGCAGTGATTTTCGTGATGCCCTCTATTGCAACATCCCCGAAGACTACCCTGGAGTGAAAGGCCACGGAAGCTAAAATTGCAACTTTGCGCCCTGCATCCAATCCTTCGATGTCTGCTGTAGGATCTGCCTCTGCATACCCTAGTTCCGTAGCTAAATCCAGCGCCTCCTGGAATTCCATTCCCTCCTGGGTCATTTTCGTGAGAATGAAATTTGTAGTACCGTTTACAATTCCCATGACCTCTGTAATATGGTTCCCGGCAAGACACTGTTTTAATGGACGAATAATAGGAATTCCTCCGGCGACTGCCGCTTCAAACAGAAAATCTACTTTATGCTCCTGTGCCGTGTCGAGAAGCTCCTTTCCGGCCACAGCAACTAAATCCTTGTTTGCTGTCACCACATGCTTGCCCGCCTCCAAAGCCTGGGTAATGTATTCTTTCGCCGGCGACAAACCTCCCATCAGCTCAATCACTAAATCAATCTGCGGATCGCTCACGATGCTCTCCCAGTCATTGGTCAGAATCGAAGAATCCTCCACTTTTTTTGCGGCTTTCTCCAGATTACGAACCAGAATTTTCACTATTTTTACTTCGCAGCCAAGCTTGTGCATCATCTCAGTCTCCTGATTTCTCAGCACCTTATAGACCCCTGTTCCTACAGTCCCAAGTCCCAGCAAAGCCACCTTTAATACTTTCTTCTGTACCATTCTCCCTCTCCTTTCGTACACTGCATGATAAAATTAATCTTAGGCGAGGCTTACCCGTTTGTCAAGGGAGAATCTGTCTGTCTCAGACTTTCTGCCCGTATCATCGTCATTTTCCATTTACAGTAACTTAAAACTCCTTTTTTTCATATATCTTTCTGGATACCAGAAAGGAAAGCGCCAGCAATCCAAATCCAAACACCACCGTCGGAACCCCTGCCAAAGAATAACCCGGTTCAGGATTTTTTATCATAAATGTCTCCATAATGAATACCGCGATACTGACAACGCCCATGAGAACAATTGCTCCCACCGCTCCAAGGCAGAGCAGCAGCTCACTTTTTTCGGCTCCCAGCTTCAGCAGCGGCGGATAGATCAGAGCAATCGTAATAACTGCCAGTGATATTCCAAATTCATACCCGTACATGATTTGAGACAAATAAGACTCCCGTCCCATCAGCACAAGCCCTGCACAGGTGGGAATACTCACGAGGATTCCCAAAAGTATCAGGAAGAGAAAGGACAGATATTTCGCCTCGATGATCGCACTGCGTCTCACCGGAAGGGTAAGCTCAAATTTTGCCCAGCGGGAATTCTCATCCACCTGCAAAGACGTACCCATATTCGCGATAAATACGAAAATCTGCATCGCGAGTACCATGGATACCACCCGTTCTCTTGCCAGCCATGCCACAGCCATCAAAACCAACGATATACCAACAGACATTTTTATATTACTTTCCATGGAATAGATATTATTTCTCAGCAAACCTCTCATTTTATCTCTCCCCTTTCACAATCAGCAGCATAATCTCATCAATCCCCGCCTGGTCAACGAGAATCTGGCTGTGTCGTGCCTGAAACTTCTTTCTGTCACTAACCAACACATCTGTCTGAAGTCCTCTTTTCCTGTAGGCGAGATATTCCGTCTTTTCCAATTCCATAAATTCCCTTTCCCGGCACCGCGCAATGCCATACTCATAGATCAGGATATCTTTTCTCTCCACAAGCACCACTTTACCCTGATGCATAAATGTAATGTAATCCGCCACTTTTTCCAGATCACTGGTGATATGAGACGAAATCAAAACGGTGCGCTTCTCATCTTCCACAAATTCTAAAAATAAATCTAAGATCTCTTCTCTCACGATGGGGTCTAATCCAGAGGTCGCTTCATCCAAAATCAAAATTTTAGCCCCGTGCGAGAGCGCCACCGCAATCGACAGTTTCATCGTCATCCCACGGGAAAACTTTCCGATTTTTTTATCTGAGGGAATCTTCAATTGTTCCAGGCGTTCCCGATAGCCTCTCTCATCCCAATTTTTATAAATTTCCGAGAACACCTTTGACAGCCTGCATGCAGTCAGCTCAGGCGAAAAGTTTACAGTGTCAAAAACAACCCCTATCTCCTCCCTAAGTTCCACATCCTCATCTGTCATTTTCTTTCCCATGATACGGATTTCTCCGCTATCTGTCTGAATCATATTTAACATCGCACTGATTGTCGTAGTCTTTCCCGCGCCGTTCTCACCGACAAGTCCCATGATGCTCCCCTGCGGTACCTGAAAAGTAACCGAATCCAATTTAAAGTTTGGATATATCTTTGTCAGGTTCTCTACTTCTATACCATAGTTCATCGTCTAATCCTCCATATAAAAAAGTTTCAGTAATTCCACAAGCTTTTCCAACTTTATGCCATTTACGCGGGCTGTCTCAGCAGCAATCAACAGATGCTCCTCAATTTTTTTTCGCTGTTCCTCCTGAATGAACTCTTTATTCCTGGCCGCGACAAAGCTCCCTCGCCCCACAGTCGTCTCAATAAACCCATCTCTTTGCAGATCTTCATACGCCTTTTGAACAGTGATCACACTCACATGAATCGTTCTCGCAAGAGAACGCATGGATGGAATCGGGTCTCCCGTCTTCAGTTCTCCATTCATAATCATTTCCTTGATCTGCGACGTAATTTGTTCATAAATGGGTTTGCTCGTGCTGTTGCTTATAACAATCTCCACAAAACCCCTCCTATTGTGCTTTAGTGTACTTATTAAACATGTACATTATATTACATTATATGTAAGCTGTCAACTCACTTTATACTGATCAGCTTATAGGAACAAAGTGGACAAACCCACTTCAACTCTCCATCCCTCAATTTTTGAGAGCGAAGCTCACTTTGAATGCCGCCGCAACGCCTCTTTGCGATGAACTACCTTATTACAGCGTACGCATTATAGCTTTCACTCATTATCGTGACAAGGTCTTTCCTACAACACGAAAAATGCCGGGATACATGTCTCACCATATATCCCGGCATCTGTCTTTCTACCGACACGCTTTCACCCAATTTACCAAATTCTCCACATCCTTGTCATCTGGATGCGAGGATGCTTGGTCAAAATTTTCAATCAACATCTGAGCGGTCCTATTTTCAGGGTCCTCCTTCAGCATTTCTTCATATTTTTTTCTTACTCTCTGTCCCATTTTTCCCTGACACATATAGCCTGCTCCAACCAGATTGCCTTTGGGCACCTCTGCTTTCACGGCTTCCAATATCTTCTCATAATAGGATGAGTCTTTTCCGAATCCAGCAGTCCCAAACAGCTCGACTCTCTTGCCGTGCAGAGCTCCCAAAAAACTTTTCAAGCTCTCCTCACAAGTCCCCTTGTCTGTCCAAAATCCTAGAAAAATCACATCCGCGTCCAGAGCTTTGGCATCTGGCTCACCAAAATAGACACATGCGTCTCCCAACTCACTTCGCACCGCTTCCGCCAAAAGCTCCGTATTTCCCGTTAAACTCTTATAAACAACTGCGTATTTCATAATCTCCTCCAAATTCAATAACAGGCAAACCCGCTTCCGTTCCTTTGTCCCCTCAATCTCGATAGGAAAAGACTTTCCCATTATATGAAAAGGCCCGCCTTCCGGCTATTTTACCGCCAGAGACGAGACCCCTTTTACACATATTTTATTACTTATAATTCACAATCTTTCCAAAATCTGGTTTCAGGGCAGCTCCGCCTACCAAACCGCCATCGATATCCGGCTGCGCAAACAGCTCCGGAGCAGTGGCAGCATTCACAGATCCGCCGTACTGAATGCGGATAGCTTCTGCTGTAGCCTCATCATAGATCTCAGCGATGCAAGCACGGATACCCGCACATACTTCCTGGGCCTGCTCTGTTGTCGCAGTTTTTCCAGTTCCAATCGCCCAGATTGGCTCATAAGCAATGACTGCGCTCTTTGCCTGGTCTGCCGTTACGCCCTGGAATCCAATTTTAACCTGCTGGCGAATGAAATCCATCGTCACACCCTGCTCTCTCTGGGTCAGAGTCTCGCCGCAACACATAATCGGAGTAATTCCATGCTCAAATGCCTTCAGCATTTTTTTGTTAACTGTCTCGCTAGTCTCAGCGAAATACTCTCTTCTCTCAGAATGTCCGAGAACCACATACTTCACTCCCACATCAGTGAGCATAGCCGGAGAAATCTCTCCTGTATACGCACCTTTCTCCTCAAAATACATGTTCTCTGCTCCCACCTGAATATTAGAACCTTTCGCAGCTTCCATAACCGGAATAATATCAATTGCCGGCACACAGAATACCACATCCACCTCATCGTTAGCTACCAGAGGTTTCAGTGTGTTTACCAGCTCCACTGCCTCACTAGGAGTCATATTCATTTTCCAGTTTCCTGCGATAATTTTCTTTCTTGCCATGGTTTTATCTCTCCTTATAATTATTTGTCATTTGCAGCTGCTACACCGGGCAGCTCTTTTCCTTCCAGGAATTCCAAAGAAGCGCCGCCGCCTGTAGAAATATGGCTCATCTTATCTCCGAAGCCCAACTGATTCACCGCAGCGGCTGAATCACCACCGCCGATAATCGTAGTTGCATCTGTCTCAGCCAAAGCTTTTGCTACCGCGATCGTACCTGCTGCTAAAATCGGGTTTTCAAATACCCCCATCGGTCCATTCCAAACTACTGTCTTCGCAGATTTCACAGCATCTGCATACAATTTCGCGGTCTCTGTTCCAATATCCATACCCTCCATGTCTGCTGGAATTGCATCCACAGAAACTACTGAGACTTCAATTGGAGCATCAATCGGATTCGGGAAATCAGCCGCAACCGTTGTGTCTACCGGCAGAAGAAGTTTCTTGCCCAACTTCTTTGCCTTCTCCATCATTTCCTTACAATAGTCGATCTTGCTATCATCCACCAGAGACTTTCCAATCTCTTTTCCCTGAGCTTTCAGGAACGTATATGCCATTCCGCCACCGATAATCAGAGTATCGCATTTCTCCAGCAGATTTGAGATCACATTCAACTTATCAGCGACTTTTGCGCCTCCTAAAATAGCCACAAATGGACGTGTCGGATTCTCCACAGCATTTCCCAGGAAATCAATTTCCTTCTGCATCAAATAGCCAACCACTGCGGTGTCCACGTACTCAGTCACGCCCACGTTGGAACAGTGTGCTCTGTGTGCCGTTCCAAAAGCATCATTCACAAACACTTCACACAGAGAAGCCAGCTCTTTGCTGAACGCCTCTCCATTCTTAGTCTCCTCTGCGCGGTAACGGGTGTTCTCCAAAAGAACCACGTCCCCGTCCTTCATACCTTCTACAGCCGCTTTTGCATTTGCTCCCACCACCTCAGGGTCTGCCGCAAATTTTACTTCCTGTCCAAGCAGTTCTGACAGGCGCACCGCCACCGGTGCCAGAGACAATTCTGGCTTCGGCTCTCCTTTCGGTTTCCCTAAATGGGAACACAGAATTACCTTACCGCCGTCAGCAACCAGTTTTTTAATCGTAGGCAGCGCGGCTACCAGACGGTTTTCGTCGGTAATTTTCCCATCTTTTAACGGCACATTAAAATCGCAGCGAACCAGGACTTTCTTGCCTTTCACATTGATATCATCTACTGACTTCTTATTGAGCATGTCTATTCCTCCTGCATGTTCTAGAATAATAAAAAAGAATCCTGCCTCCCAGGATTCTCCGCCTGCGGCGGGTTACGTCAACAACATTTTCGTCTCCGCCGTAGTACGATCCTACGGAGTATTTATGTTATAGGAATGGGCTTTCACGCACTAGCATGACAAGATCTTTCCTATTACATAAGAAAGGTCCGGTCCATATACGACCGGACCCTTAATGAGTCTATAATTACAGTAATGTTCCGAAGTGCTTGATTGTTCTCACCATCTGGCTGGTGTAAGAATTCTCATTGTCATACCAGGAGATAACCTGAACCTCAGTAGTTCCATTATCCAAAGGCAACACCATGGTCTGAGTAGCATCAAACAGAGAACCATATTTCATTCCGATGATATCGCTGGATACGATCTCATCCTCATTGTAACCAAAAGATTCATTTGCTGCGGCTTTCATCGCTGCATTTACCTGTTCTACAGTCACATTTCCCTCTACAACTGCTGTCAGAATTGTAGTAGAACCAGTAGGAGTCGGAACACGCTGTGCGGAACCGATCAGCTTTCCATTCAGCTCTGGGATAACCAGACCGATCGCTTTTGCAGCACCTGTGCTGTTCGGAACAATGTTAACAGCTGCCGCACGAGATCTTCTCAGATCACCTTTTCTCTGAGGTCCGTCCAGAGTCATCTGATCTCCAGTGTACGCATGAATGGTGCACATAATACCAGATTTGATTGGTGCCAGGTCGTTCAGAGCCTTTGCCATCGGAGCCAGACAGTTTGTAGTACAAGAAGCTGCAGAAATGATATTGTCTTCTTTTGTCAATTTATCATGGTTTACATTGTAAACGATAGTTGGCAGATCGTTACCTGCTGGTGCAGAAATGACAACTTTCTTAGCGCCTGCTTTGATATGAGCGGCAGCTTTGTCCTTGGAGGTGTAGAATCCAGTACACTCCAGAACAACATCTACGCCAATTTCGCCCCATGGAAGCTCAGAAGCGTCTGCTTTCGCATAGATTTTGATCTCTTTTCCGTCAACGATAATAGAATCCTCACCAGCGGATACCTTGTCAGCTAGTGCATATCTACCCTGTGTAGAGTCATATTTCAATAAATGAGCCAGCATTTTCGGGGAGGTCAGGTCGTTGATCGCAACTACTTCATAACCCTCAGCTCCGAACATCTGTCTGAATGCAAGACGTCCGATACGTCCAAATCCATTGATTGCAACTTTTACTGCCATGTTAAATTCCTCCTATGATGATTGATATTTTTTTCCCGGCACAAAATATGCAGGGATAGCTTCAACCTGTATGCTATTGTAACCAAATTTGTAAAAAAATTCAAGACCAATTTCAAAAAATCTCCTTTTTAACGTAACTATTCAGCCATAACAGCTCGGATTAGCTGCTGCGCAGCTTATATCGCCGCATATGCGGCGAAATCCTCGCTTATGGCTAAGCGCCATATGCCTGATAAGAGTAAAACTCCTCTGCAAACAAGCTTGTTCCGGATTTTTGCTCGTAACACATCAGCCTTTCGGCTTCACTGTCACGACTGCATGCACACAGACTGCGATTCTCTCCGTCTGGCGCCTGCAGTCCTCGGGATCCCGCTGCAAATGCAGCGGGACGCCTCGCGGGACAGTATCAGGTTGTCTGTTACTTTTCCTTCTATCAGTCGCATGGCTGAATAGTTACTTCTTATCAAATTTGTGATATAATGGGCGAGGAATGCGACCATACTGCTTCATTTAGATAGCATTCCACATTCACAGAAAACAGGAGTATACAAATTATGCAGACAAAAATTCTAAGCGATATTCATCTTCACTCTTCTTTTTCCGGCGACAGCGAGACACCAATGGAAGCTATGATACAGGCAGGAATTCAAAAAGGACTTCACCACATGTGCTTCACAGAACATCTAGATCTAGACTATCCCTACCATCCAGAAGACTTTGTGGATTTTTCCCTAGACGACGACAGTTACCGACAGACTTTTTTGACGCTGAGAGACAAGTATCAACACCAAATTGAGCTGCTCTTCGGCATTGAACTAGGACTTCAGCCTCATCTTAAAGATGCTCATTCTCAACTATTAAAAAAACATCCCTTTGATTTCGTCATCGGCTCTTCCCACACTGCCCGCGGCGAAGACCCCTACTACACTTCCAGCTTTTTTCAGAATCGAGGC
Proteins encoded in this window:
- a CDS encoding phosphoglycerate kinase, producing MLNKKSVDDINVKGKKVLVRCDFNVPLKDGKITDENRLVAALPTIKKLVADGGKVILCSHLGKPKGEPKPELSLAPVAVRLSELLGQEVKFAADPEVVGANAKAAVEGMKDGDVVLLENTRYRAEETKNGEAFSKELASLCEVFVNDAFGTAHRAHCSNVGVTEYVDTAVVGYLMQKEIDFLGNAVENPTRPFVAILGGAKVADKLNVISNLLEKCDTLIIGGGMAYTFLKAQGKEIGKSLVDDSKIDYCKEMMEKAKKLGKKLLLPVDTTVAADFPNPIDAPIEVSVVSVDAIPADMEGMDIGTETAKLYADAVKSAKTVVWNGPMGVFENPILAAGTIAVAKALAETDATTIIGGGDSAAAVNQLGFGDKMSHISTGGGASLEFLEGKELPGVAAANDK
- a CDS encoding homoserine dehydrogenase; this translates as MVQKKVLKVALLGLGTVGTGVYKVLRNQETEMMHKLGCEVKIVKILVRNLEKAAKKVEDSSILTNDWESIVSDPQIDLVIELMGGLSPAKEYITQALEAGKHVVTANKDLVAVAGKELLDTAQEHKVDFLFEAAVAGGIPIIRPLKQCLAGNHITEVMGIVNGTTNFILTKMTQEGMEFQEALDLATELGYAEADPTADIEGLDAGRKVAILASVAFHSRVVFGDVAIEGITKITATDIRYAKEMGCTIKLLGVTRNTEDGIEAYVNPMLIPSDHPLASVNDSYNAVFVHGDAVEDAMFFGRGAGELPTASAVVGDVFDIARNIQFNCCTRISCTCYKDFPIKKMEDTYNSYYLRLQAEDRCGVLAELTKIFAENQVSISEIVQKKTRSNGLAEIVVITSRVREGDFQTAVKFIRELKRVEKISALLRVYQK
- the gpmI gene encoding 2,3-bisphosphoglycerate-independent phosphoglycerate mutase, producing MSKKPTVLMILDGYGLNDKCEANAVCEGKTPIMDQLMSQCPFVKGAASGMAVGLPEGQMGNSEVGHLNMGAGRIVYQELTRITKEIQDGDFYKNEALLVAVKNAKERNSAIHFMGLLSDGGVHSHNTHLYALLELAKREGLTKVYVHCFLDGRDTPPASGKGYIEELQAKIKEIGVGEIGVVSGRYYAMDRDNRWDRVEMAYRALTKGEGVLGSDAAEAVQASYDDEKTDEFVLPTVIEKHGKPVTVIQDGDSVVFFNFRPDRAREITRAFCADEFDGFEREKRLDLTYVCFTEYDETIPNKVVAFHKVAITNTFGEFLAAHNLKQARIAETEKYAHVTFFFNGGVEEPNEGEERILVKSPKVATYDLKPEMSAYEVCDKLVEAIRSQKYDVIIINFANPDMVGHTGVEAAAIKAIEAVDECVGRTVEAIKEVNGQMFICADHGNAEQLIDYETGEPFTAHTTNPVPFILVNADPSYTLREGGCLADIAPTLIELMGLEQPKEMTGRSLLIRK
- a CDS encoding ABC-2 transporter permease; this encodes MRGLLRNNIYSMESNIKMSVGISLVLMAVAWLARERVVSMVLAMQIFVFIANMGTSLQVDENSRWAKFELTLPVRRSAIIEAKYLSFLFLILLGILVSIPTCAGLVLMGRESYLSQIMYGYEFGISLAVITIALIYPPLLKLGAEKSELLLCLGAVGAIVLMGVVSIAVFIMETFMIKNPEPGYSLAGVPTVVFGFGLLALSFLVSRKIYEKKEF
- the tpiA gene encoding triose-phosphate isomerase, coding for MARKKIIAGNWKMNMTPSEAVELVNTLKPLVANDEVDVVFCVPAIDIIPVMEAAKGSNIQVGAENMYFEEKGAYTGEISPAMLTDVGVKYVVLGHSERREYFAETSETVNKKMLKAFEHGITPIMCCGETLTQREQGVTMDFIRQQVKIGFQGVTADQAKSAVIAYEPIWAIGTGKTATTEQAQEVCAGIRACIAEIYDEATAEAIRIQYGGSVNAATAPELFAQPDIDGGLVGGAALKPDFGKIVNYK
- a CDS encoding ABC transporter ATP-binding protein; amino-acid sequence: MNYGIEVENLTKIYPNFKLDSVTFQVPQGSIMGLVGENGAGKTTTISAMLNMIQTDSGEIRIMGKKMTDEDVELREEIGVVFDTVNFSPELTACRLSKVFSEIYKNWDERGYRERLEQLKIPSDKKIGKFSRGMTMKLSIAVALSHGAKILILDEATSGLDPIVREEILDLFLEFVEDEKRTVLISSHITSDLEKVADYITFMHQGKVVLVERKDILIYEYGIARCREREFMELEKTEYLAYRKRGLQTDVLVSDRKKFQARHSQILVDQAGIDEIMLLIVKGER
- the gap gene encoding type I glyceraldehyde-3-phosphate dehydrogenase, which gives rise to MAVKVAINGFGRIGRLAFRQMFGAEGYEVVAINDLTSPKMLAHLLKYDSTQGRYALADKVSAGEDSIIVDGKEIKIYAKADASELPWGEIGVDVVLECTGFYTSKDKAAAHIKAGAKKVVISAPAGNDLPTIVYNVNHDKLTKEDNIISAASCTTNCLAPMAKALNDLAPIKSGIMCTIHAYTGDQMTLDGPQRKGDLRRSRAAAVNIVPNSTGAAKAIGLVIPELNGKLIGSAQRVPTPTGSTTILTAVVEGNVTVEQVNAAMKAAANESFGYNEDEIVSSDIIGMKYGSLFDATQTMVLPLDNGTTEVQVISWYDNENSYTSQMVRTIKHFGTLL
- the bilS gene encoding flavodoxin family protein BilS; this encodes MKYAVVYKSLTGNTELLAEAVRSELGDACVYFGEPDAKALDADVIFLGFWTDKGTCEESLKSFLGALHGKRVELFGTAGFGKDSSYYEKILEAVKAEVPKGNLVGAGYMCQGKMGQRVRKKYEEMLKEDPENRTAQMLIENFDQASSHPDDKDVENLVNWVKACR
- a CDS encoding GntR family transcriptional regulator — encoded protein: MEIVISNSTSKPIYEQITSQIKEMIMNGELKTGDPIPSMRSLARTIHVSVITVQKAYEDLQRDGFIETTVGRGSFVAARNKEFIQEEQRKKIEEHLLIAAETARVNGIKLEKLVELLKLFYMED